Part of the Capsicum annuum cultivar UCD-10X-F1 chromosome 12, UCD10Xv1.1, whole genome shotgun sequence genome is shown below.
TACtctttatgtataaaaatacacAATCACCCACCTACCCCAAAGCCATTTCATCTTAACTTACATTTTTCACTCTGTTAATACcccacacacatacacatacacacacagtGAGTGTATGATTCAAATGGAGATTTGGAAGGTGGGTTTTGTAGGGCTATTTTTTGTACTAGTTGAATGTGGGGATATGTATTCGTCGAAGTTAGTTCATAGATTTTCTGATGAAGTGagaaaagttagggtttcaaggAATGGGGAAGTATGGCCACAACATAGGAGTTTGGAGTATTATGGGAAGTTGATGAATGGTGATTTGCAGAGGCAGAAAATGAAGCTTGGTCCTCAGTTTCAGCTTCTTTTTCCTTCGCAGGGTAGCAAAACTATGCCCTTGGGAAATGACTTTGGATGGTTGGTTATCTCTTCTCTTTTGTTTCTccttttaaattaatatattctTTTTTGACGAGGTTTGATCTTTTATCTCATAATAAAGCTTTAATTAGACATGTATTTTATTAAATCAgttttatttgatgttttaaaagtttaaattttacTAATATTACTTTATATACCCCTCCATTCAATTTGTTTGGCCTACCTTCTTTTTGGTCCTTTTCAAAATGAAAGACCTTTGGCTTTTTAGCAAGTCCTTAATTTaacttaatttgaattttttttcacgtgatatgtttaaaatcacaaaattaaaatactttttgATACATTTggatatctttaatttaagaccgaaaattcaaaagtttattttttaaattaagctTCGTGCAAGTCAAAATATGCTAAATAAATTGAAACACAAGGAgtattagaaaataataaaattttcttgatttgaagAGAGCCCCGGAGTAACTAGTAAAATTATTGTGATGTGACCAGGAGATCacgggttcaagtcttggaaatAGGACCTTTTGTGCATAGCTGGAGCTTTGGTGAATTAGGCTGCCCTTTTTAAGACAGTTAAAATGAAACAGGGGAGTATGTTGAAAGGAAAAAGAACAGTTCACGGATTGTAAAATGAAAAGGTTGTGATTGTAAATGGTAGTAGAAGTGACTTTTAATTTGTGTGTATAGTTAAGGCTTTCTTGTGATTCTAGTCTGTATCTATCCAACatgtttatttataataatatgttgctccattgaaatattaaaatttgggTTTTGGAAGTATTACTGAAAAAGTAAATGGGTCATAAAAGAATAAGGACAATTTATCTTCTATTTGTATGGTCtaaattttggtgtttttgtCAAAGTACCTATTTTTGGGATGATGATTATGTGACATTTTTCTTGTTTGGAAGCTTTGGAATGCTTTTTAGTTTTAAGTGAATGTAAGTACAATTAGGAGTTGATTGATTTTGGCTTGTGCCTGTCTCTGAGCAACTTATAGTTTATTgttaaatagaaacaaaaaattgAGTTTTGGAAGTATTTATGAAAAGTCAATGTTTctctaaaaaattatcaaatgtgGATGGTGGCTAAGTACTAAGACAATGGTATGCTATAAGTTATCCCCTAATTATCATAACTACCAGCTACTCCATTATCAAGTTTATCTGTAATCTATCTATTTCAATGCACTAGATTAGCATATGCTAAAAATGGGACATAGTGGAATAGTCAGGGTGGAGTAATATTGATGACTCATGCAATtactaagttgctcggacttgGGTACGGGTATCCGATACGGGTACGGATCTAGAGGTCGGATCCTTCACGGTCTCAATTTAAAGATTCGGGGATATGGATCGAGGGATGGATACGGGTGCGGGGATTcggtgaaaattaatttaaatatctaaaaatagagcTATAAAACATAAATTACAAGATATTATGTAGAAAACTTGAGGAGAAAGTATTGTTCAAGAATAAAGTCCTGAAAGGATataaaaagagaagcaataacatagaaatttctatatacaaggtattcCAGTTTCTTCAACTTCACCCTAACGTTTGTTTTGATTACAGAATTTCTTAAATTTGTCCGGACTTTTCCAACCGATTTTGGTCAAAATACCCAAAATCGTTTGACCAGATCGGATACGGATCCCACACCTATGTCGtgtcgacacgggtgcggcaccgaaagtgaagagtccgagtaacttagGATGCAAATACATGTGAACTGAAGGATCTTGGGATTTGGTTAATGTATTATTCTTCTCTTTGAGGGTGAAATGTAGTATGTTGCTGAAACATTAGCGATTTCAGCTCAAGTTAAGCTAAAAAGCATGGtatcaaataaaggttgatattGTATGCGGATTCCACGTTTGTGATCTGTAAGGTTTGATGCAAGTTTGAAattagggattttttttttttttttttttttttttttttgtgtgtgtgttttataTTGTAAGATTTGGCATTCCGGGTTATATGATGATGTGATCCTAATCCAAGATTATGCTATTGCACAGGTTACATTACATGTGGGTTGATTTAGGAACGCCAAATGTTCCTTTTCTCGTTGCACTGGATGCTGGAAGTGACTTGCTGTGGGTTCCGTGTGAATGTGTACAATGCGCTCCTCTTTCAGCCAGTTATTATAGCAGCCTGGTatgcaatataaccaagaatgTTATATCTCTGTTCTAAATGTTTGTTGCTAACTTTTTGCTGGTAGTAACTGCAAATAGGTTAGGCTCGTAGATGATATTTGTCTTTGCTGGTTTCAGTTGAGCAGTTTGACATCCAAATCACGctgtaaaattatttattaaataaatacaGCACACTATCTTTATGTATACCTCTATAATCTTCTTCTCAAAAAATGTTTATCTTTATAGTTTACATTTGGACTGCTATAGAAGGATAGATGCGATAGTTAGTAGTGAGTTGTGACCTGACTTTGGAGCCAAACACCAATACCTTTCTATTCtctcatttaaattttaatagaGGTGCCTTATTTGGAAGGTTAAAATATTTCCATTGGAACATTTTAAAAGCCAATTCTTAACGTTCAGTTGCGAGAGATCATGTCCACAACATGCTTTGGTGACTTccgatttttctaatgctttagGAAATATGTTAATACATACTTCTAACGAGCAGTTAGAATTTTGTTCAAGTCTTAATGTCAGTTACATGAAAAGGAAAGGAGAGCCTTAATGTCAACTATGTTAATGTTTAGCAGAGTAGCAAGAACTTGTAACACTTCAATTCTCAGTAGACAAGTTTACGTACTGCATTCAGAATGTTACATGTTTATTCGGAATTTCTAACTTTATAGTGGACTTGGGTAACTGAAAATGTTCAGCCCTTACGGGTTAAGTACCCCTGTCTAAAATCAAGGCTTTGTGAACTTGTTCAATAAATCTTCTCCTATTCTTTTATTTGGTTTCTGTTTCTGCTATTTTTCGTTTGGTATCTTCTACTTTTAGTTTTAATTGATAACTAATGATGATTTCTCTGGCCGTTTTATGCCACTAAACAAGTAGTGTAATACCACTTTGAGCCATCTAATATAACTTTCTGGAAAAACTGAAGTTTTACTTTTGAGTATAGAATAACAGAAGGGTCGGGGGCATTTCAGGTACATTTTCAGTATCATCAATTCCATTGGATATGATCCTTATGTTTGTTATAAATTATGCCTAGAGTAGACAGAGACCATCCGAGAATTGATTATCCTAAGACTGTTAACGGGGAGGTTTGGGCAAGTTGGAGAGGTTGAAGTGTTGGGTTTAGTGAACCAACATAACCCAACCCATACACTGGTTGCTTTGGTCAAAGATAGGTTGGGTCAGTTTTAGCGAAACAATTGGTCAGGACCCCACCTATCCAGATTGACCTATCAATAGTTTGTTCTCAATGGGCCAGGTTACGTTACTATTGGCCTAGAGTACATTAAGGTATCAGAGCAacaagttaattttaaaaactgaaaaataaaaaggaaaaaggttCAAACAAAATAAGCGTCAGAATAAACGAACCTGTCACTATTTATGTCTTCACAGATTTCTACGTCATCTCATCTTTCTACATTGTATTTGAGTTCTATCCGATGGAAAATAATATGCAGTTTAGAAATTCCGATGGAAACTTCAGAAATTTCCACATTTTATTCAATATCATTTGTGAGCTGTCTTGTCAGATCATGGTAAGTGCGAATATTTTTCTTGGAGCTGCTGGCTCTCCTAATAAAATTGCCTTAATCTCATTTCCTTTATATAAATATCAGTACTCGATGTAGATGCGGAGGCTTTGCTAATATTGCCAACAGGTTTAGCACTTATATCAGATGATTGATTGGCAGGTGCTCCCTGGTATTTGGGGCATCTATTATGCAGGATAAAGATCTAAATGAGTACAATCCGTCTGGCTCAAGTACAAGTAAGTTCCTGTCGTGCAGCCATAAATTATGTGAACTGCGTTCAAATTGCAAAAACCCTAAGCAGCCCTGTCCATACACTGTGAATTATGTATCGGATGATACATCTACATCCGGAGTGCTCGTGGAAGATATCTTGCACCTTGCATCAGGCAGCTGTATGGCAGCTAATAGCTCTGCCAGGGCTCCAGTCACTTTTGGGTGTGTGTCATTGAATTGCTGCTTGTATCTCAAGTTCAAATAAGAATTTCATTCGTGGTATCATTTTCACTTGGTTCTGTATGCAAAGACTGTTAAACGGGTCTTAATTCTTTTCATTTCAGATGTGGTAGTAAGCAAACTGGTGGTTACCTAAATGGAGTTGCACCTGATGGCCTTATGGGCTTGGGACCTGGAGAAATCTCAGTTCCAAGTCGTCTTGCCAAAGATGGATTGGTCCGAAACTccttttctctttgttttaagGAAGATGATTCAGGAAGGATTTTCTTTGGAGACCAAGGGCCCGCTGGACAGCAAACAACTTCCTTTCTGCCTTCAGATGGACAATTGTATGTAAGCTTTTGAATTTTAGAGGCTTCATCTTACCTTGTAAACAAGAATACACTGGTGAATTTTAGAGACTTGATTAGTTTGAGTGTTGTATTTGTCTGTTTACCTCTGCTGTTGTCTTGCACGTATGGGTTGTCAAACTCTCTGTTGACTCACATTATGAGTGAATTCATGGTCCAGTGTTACTTATGTTGTTGGCGTGGAGTCATGTTGTGTTGGGAGCTCCTGTATTGACCAGACAAACTTCAAAGCCATTGTGGATAGTGGGACATCATTTACATTTCTTCCTGACCAAATTTACAATAGAGTTGTTAAAGAGGTAAGCTTACACCTACTTGCTGCTAATTGTACTTTAAAGTGCAGTATTTTAGATGAGCCTTTCCTGTTACAGTTTGATGGAAAAGTGAATGCTACAAAAGCTAGCTTTGAAGGATATCCTTGGCAATATTGCTACAAATCCAGGTAATGACATATAAGCGAAAGATTGAACTACTTTCTTTTTTCTGCCTCGTCATATGTACTGAATGAGTATTTGAACCTAGACAGTTCTGAAGGGTTACCGAAGATTCCTTCATTTACTCTGAAGTTCATGATGAACAGCAGCTTTGTAGTCCAGGATCCTGTATTTGTAATTTATGGCAGTCAAGTAAGTGCCTCAAAATACTCCACCAATTTTTGCAACTCAGAGAAGAACACTCTGTTTCTTTTGATTACATAATCTGTGAAGCATCCTATGCTTCTTTCTCTTGGTTATATTATCATGCCAGCTTTTGGTCCTTCACTTTTGGATCATTTCCATTCATTCACCAGTATCGTATATAAATAGTCTGTCAGGTATTTCTATGTTGGTCGCGTGTGAATATATTCAATATCATGATGTAGGGTGCTGTTGGATTTTGTTTAGCTGTGGAGCCTTCAGGCATAGATATTGGAACGATTGGACGTAAGCCTGACCCTCTTCCCCTTATGGTTTCATCTCTCTATACTTGCAACCGTAAATAAACTGTACAAAGTTTCTGAATGCAAAAGTGTGTTGCAATTTTGTCTCTCAATTTCTGGAAGTAATAATCATTTTCCTGTGCAGAGAACTTCATGACGGGATATCGCATGGTGTTTGATAGGGAGAACCTGAAACTGGGCTGGTCGCGCTCTGATTGTGAGTACCAATTTTTGGTTACTAATTGTCTTGGTCTGATCTGGATTTAGCTATTTTCACTTGTTGTCTGTAGGGTGATTTAACTTAAAAGGagtttattttcttactttactCCTTACAACCTCTTCTTTGTGTATTGAGAAGTTGAATTGCATTTTTGCACCCAACAGGGTTTATGTGAAAAAATAGACAAAAGCTTATTTTGCAGTTTCATCAAAATATGCACGACCCAGTAATACAAGAGGGTGTGAATTGAGTTATACCAGATTTTCATCTGTGTGATGGACCGGGTTACTTTATCTGCTTCTTATGAGTAGTTTGCAGAATTTTTTANNNNNNNNNNNNNNNNNNNNNNNNNNNNNNTTGCAAGATTTATCCCGGACTTCACTAAAACTATGAGCCTCAATAGTAAGATTACAAACACTTGCAATCTAAGAGACTACCTCTAAATTCTATTCCCTTGCCCCTAAAATCATTAGATTGTAGCTAAATTCATATTACAAAATAATTGCAACCTAGGAAGTAAATTTAATCCCTCGTACAACAATTAAGAAGAAAGTTGTGACCCCTCCAAATTCCCCTTAACTTGAAGTTAATTTTTCCTCAAGAAAAAAATACCTAAACAATGCTTCTAAGAAAGCTGGAAATAGGTACAGTTCAGTTACAATTCTAATACAATAAACTAGAATTGAAGACAATGTGACACATATACATGATGAAACGTGTTCCTTTATATCAGCCATACACAGCCACACACTTGAACGGTTAGACAGAAATTGATGAATGATTTTGGTTATATGCTTTGATTTATGCTATTTGGACCTAACGTTCATCCACCAGTAAACCTCGTCTGATCGGTAGACTCCGGCGACGGCAACAGGTAAGTTGAACCCATTCATACCCCCAGTTCTCTCTATTGTTTGCCCTCCCCCTCCCCCTTGGTTGCTGTATATTCACGGGTTGACTGCCGGATCGAATACGGCAATGGACCAACGCTGGCAGCGGTCAAACAGGTAGGACGACGTCAGCAGACGTCCAGATCCTGGTGAAACTCCGGCGAAGCACCAGCGGCCTTTTTTCCCGATGACTTTCCGGCAACCAATTTTTTCGACACCAAACTTACCGGTGACATCTATTACTTTATTAGTTAGGCACTTCCGTTATTTGTTTCTGGTCTGTCTCTTGCGTATTTTGTTGTAACTGCTTCTTGTTTACTTGTTTACTCCTTGCTTGTTTACttcttgtttgttttttgttGCTTGTAATTTCCTGTTTCTTGGTTACTTTGATCTATTGTGTTTCTTGTCTAACTCCTTGCTTGTTTACttcttgtttgttttttgtttcttgtttctGGTCTGTATCTTGCGTATTTTCTTGTTTCTTGTTTCTGATTTCTTATGTGCatattttctgtatttttctAGCATCTGTTGTGTTTGAATTTTTGTTGCAGTTTGAGCGTTGCGTGTGCCTTTATTGTTATTGCTGATTTTAACCTTGGTTGTACTTTGTTTGAGTAGTGGCTTGGGTGGTTCatggtggaatagggtcatgtccttggGGTCTTGGGTGTCGGGGGGGTGGGGTAGGTTAGGTCCGACATGCGAAGTGCGAGGTGTTAAGAGAGGGGATAAGAGAGTTGATAGTTTGAGGGTAGGGTCGTGGAACATTGGGATCCTACAGGGTAAGTCGATAGAACTGGCTAAGATTATTAGGAAGAGaaagattaatattgcgtgtgtccaggagactaagtgggtaggttCCAAGGCAAGGGATGtagatgggtacaagttgtggtattTAGGTAGTGGAAGGTGTAGGAATGACGTATATATCTTAGTGGACGAGGAGCTTAGGGagcaggtggtggaggttaaaAGGGTTAGTGATAGGGTTATGACTATCAAGTTGGTCTTGGGGGGGGTCTACTTTGAACTTCTGTAGTGCGTATGCACCACAGGTGGCCCTGGacgaggaagagaagaagaggtTTTGGACGAGGTGGTTAGAGgtgtgcctagttcggagaagctTTTCATAGGAAGGGATTTCAACGAGCATATTGGTCTTTTTCGTTAGGGTACGATGATGTGCATGGGGGCTTTGGGTTCGGGGTTAGGAATGATGAGGGAGCTGCGcttttggattttgcgagggcctttgggttggtaGTAGTGAATTCTAGCTTTCCGAAGGAGGAGCACTTGGTTACTTTCTGTAGTaggatagccaagactcagattgactttttgttgcttaggcaggggatagagctttgtgtaaggattgtaaggtaatTCCGAGTGAGAATCTTGGGATTCAGCATAGACTCCTGGTGATGGACTTAGTTATCAAGAAGGGTAAGATGCGTCAGGGTAGGAAGGGTAGACCTAGTGTTAAGTGGGGCAGTCTGACTCCGGTTAGTGCTTTGGAGATAGCGGCAAAGTTAGAGGggatgggggtgtgggagtgcagaggggacgtggatagtatgtggggtTGGGCCGCTGGTTGCATTGGGGAGTTGGCTAGAGAatgttgggtgtttcgaggggcTGGTCTGGCCggtatcggggggattggtggtggaatgaagatgttaagaaa
Proteins encoded:
- the LOC107850628 gene encoding aspartic proteinase-like protein 1 isoform X1, with amino-acid sequence MIQMEIWKVGFVGLFFVLVECGDMYSSKLVHRFSDEVRKVRVSRNGEVWPQHRSLEYYGKLMNGDLQRQKMKLGPQFQLLFPSQGSKTMPLGNDFGWLHYMWVDLGTPNVPFLVALDAGSDLLWVPCECVQCAPLSASYYSSLDKDLNEYNPSGSSTSKFLSCSHKLCELRSNCKNPKQPCPYTVNYVSDDTSTSGVLVEDILHLASGSCMAANSSARAPVTFGCGSKQTGGYLNGVAPDGLMGLGPGEISVPSRLAKDGLVRNSFSLCFKEDDSGRIFFGDQGPAGQQTTSFLPSDGQFVTYVVGVESCCVGSSCIDQTNFKAIVDSGTSFTFLPDQIYNRVVKEFDGKVNATKASFEGYPWQYCYKSSSEGLPKIPSFTLKFMMNSSFVVQDPVFVIYGSQGAVGFCLAVEPSGIDIGTIGQNFMTGYRMVFDRENLKLGWSRSDCEDLTDGNRLPLAPANGSSPNSLPTEQQNTPNSSGVSPAVAGRTPSNSAARTSRGMSFKLCLTKLLFQLLLASSNFRWSFYTLAL
- the LOC107850628 gene encoding aspartic proteinase-like protein 1 isoform X2; the encoded protein is MKRLHYMWVDLGTPNVPFLVALDAGSDLLWVPCECVQCAPLSASYYSSLDKDLNEYNPSGSSTSKFLSCSHKLCELRSNCKNPKQPCPYTVNYVSDDTSTSGVLVEDILHLASGSCMAANSSARAPVTFGCGSKQTGGYLNGVAPDGLMGLGPGEISVPSRLAKDGLVRNSFSLCFKEDDSGRIFFGDQGPAGQQTTSFLPSDGQFVTYVVGVESCCVGSSCIDQTNFKAIVDSGTSFTFLPDQIYNRVVKEFDGKVNATKASFEGYPWQYCYKSSSEGLPKIPSFTLKFMMNSSFVVQDPVFVIYGSQGAVGFCLAVEPSGIDIGTIGQNFMTGYRMVFDRENLKLGWSRSDCEDLTDGNRLPLAPANGSSPNSLPTEQQNTPNSSGVSPAVAGRTPSNSAARTSRGMSFKLCLTKLLFQLLLASSNFRWSFYTLAL
- the LOC107850628 gene encoding aspartic proteinase-like protein 1 isoform X3, producing MFLFSLHWMLEVTCCGFRVNVYNALLFQPVIIAAWCSLVFGASIMQDKDLNEYNPSGSSTSKFLSCSHKLCELRSNCKNPKQPCPYTVNYVSDDTSTSGVLVEDILHLASGSCMAANSSARAPVTFGCGSKQTGGYLNGVAPDGLMGLGPGEISVPSRLAKDGLVRNSFSLCFKEDDSGRIFFGDQGPAGQQTTSFLPSDGQFVTYVVGVESCCVGSSCIDQTNFKAIVDSGTSFTFLPDQIYNRVVKEFDGKVNATKASFEGYPWQYCYKSSSEGLPKIPSFTLKFMMNSSFVVQDPVFVIYGSQGAVGFCLAVEPSGIDIGTIGQNFMTGYRMVFDRENLKLGWSRSDCEDLTDGNRLPLAPANGSSPNSLPTEQQNTPNSSGVSPAVAGRTPSNSAARTSRGMSFKLCLTKLLFQLLLASSNFRWSFYTLAL